The following are encoded together in the Ovis aries strain OAR_USU_Benz2616 breed Rambouillet chromosome X, ARS-UI_Ramb_v3.0, whole genome shotgun sequence genome:
- the LOC101115187 gene encoding periphilin-1-like, whose translation MNPSIMNPPISLNFSCWQKQLSFRIMPEGALADVLVCAGSASPGAWQRAGDYSYGISRRPRVVAYRGDEMWSEGRYDYERLPRERVPPRSHPSDGYRRVVNVVPKKPPLLDRPGEGSYNRYYSHVDYRDYDEGRSFSHDRRSGPPHRGDESGYRWTRDDHSASRQPEYRDMRDSFRRKNFYSSHYVRDRSPHKRDTPIFRESPVGRKDSPHSRSGSSVSSRSYCPERSKTYSFHQPQHRKSMRTRACYKRKNEGKPERAKERPVQPLKTSRDTSPSSSSAVPSSKVLEKPSRLTEKELAEAASRWAAEKLEKADESNLPEISEYEVGSTAPLFIDHPVEPESNATDGIELFEDSQLTSHSKAIATKTKEIEQVYRQDCETFGMVVKMLIEKDPSLEKSVQFALIQNLHEISERCVEELKHFIAEYDTSSQDFGEPF comes from the coding sequence ATGAATCCAAGTATTATGAACCCTCCAATTTCTCTGAACTTTTCTTGCTGGCAGAAGCAGCTCTCTTTCAGAATCATGCCAGAGGGCGCTCTTGCTGACGTCTTAGTGTGCGCCGGAAGTGCTTCCCCGGGAGCTTGGCAACGAGCGGGCGACTACAGTTACGGGATCTCCAGGCGGCCCAGAGTTGTGGCTTACAGAGGAGATGAAATGTGGTCTGAGGGACGATATGACTATGAAAGACTCCCAAGAGAAAGAGTGCCTCCTCGAAGTCACCCCAGTGATGGCTACCGTAGAGTAGTTAATGTTGTGCCAAAAAAACCACCACTGCTAGACAGACCTGGTGAAGGAAGCTACAATAGATATTACAGTCATGTTGATTACCGAGACTATGACGAGGGCCGCAGTTTTTCTCATGATCGAAGAAGTGGTCCACCTCACAGAGGAGATGAATCTGGCTATAGGTGGACGAGAGATGATCATTCTGCAAGCCGACAGCCTGAATACAGGGACATGAGAGACAgctttagaagaaaaaatttctaCTCCTCCCATTATGTGAGAGACCGGTCACCTCATAAAAGAGACACTCCTATTTTCAGAGAATCACCTGTAGGCCGAAAGGATTCTCCACACAGCAGATCTGGCTCCAGTGTCAGCAGTAGAAGTTACTGTCCAGAAAGAAGCAAAACTTATTCTTTCCATCAGCCTCAACATAGAAAGTCCATGCGTACTCGTGCCTGCTACAAACGGAAGAACGAAGGAAAGCCAGAAAGAGCTAAAGAAAGACCTGTTCAGCCTTTGAAAACTTCAAGAGACACTTCACCCTCAAGTTCTTCAGCAGTTCCTTCATCAAAGGTATTAGAAAAACCCAGTAGGCTAACTGAAAAGGAACTTGCTGAAGCTGCAAGCAGGTGGGCCGCTGAAAAGCTAGAGAAGGCAGATGAAAGTAACTTACCTGAAATTTCTGAGTATGAGGTGGGATCCACAGCACCATTGTTCATTGACCATCCAGTAGAACCTGAGTCAAATGCAACAGATGGCATAGAATTGTTCGAAGACAGTCAGCTAACCAGTCACTCTAAAGCAAtagcaacaaaaaccaaagagattGAACAGGTTTACCGACAAGACTGTGAAACTTTTGGGATGGTTGTGAAAATGCTGATTGAAAAAGATCCTTCGCTAGAAAAGTCTGTACAGTTTGCATTGATACAGAATTTACATGAAATCAGTGAGCGGTGTGTTGAAGAACTCAAGCATTTTATTGCAGAGTATGACACCTCTAGTCAAGATTTTGGAGAGCCGTTTTAG